One window of the Bradyrhizobium sp. NP1 genome contains the following:
- a CDS encoding PilN domain-containing protein: MNGALAELKALLAVWITAVAAAVNATMARIRPQPRIRMVEGEDGRFTACLVAAPKGAVLPDLSFHVAHDRCEPTPSAEWRTVLRGSRIELLLRPDQVLFRTLDFPRQAADFLDGMVRAQIDRLTPWAASEALFGITAAATAPNDRIAVTLAATARQRIEPLLRLASGFGATSIAGIVEVSEAGRAAQPIKLFETVLAGAGSAAIDIPRLLRLTLVGAAAAAALTLAITGYVGGRLEAEQQGLQQRIAQRRAALRIAQPGGSAETLLARRKQTSPPSVMVLEAVSRALPDTTYVTELRIEADKMQVVGLTQDAPSLIRLLEQSPQFTRATFFAPTTRGQSDPGERFHIEAHITPYFGSGS; encoded by the coding sequence ATGAATGGAGCGCTTGCCGAATTGAAGGCACTGCTCGCGGTCTGGATCACGGCGGTCGCCGCGGCCGTGAACGCGACGATGGCGAGAATCCGGCCGCAACCGCGTATCCGCATGGTCGAGGGCGAGGATGGTCGCTTCACCGCGTGCCTTGTCGCTGCGCCGAAAGGCGCGGTCCTGCCGGATCTGTCATTTCATGTGGCGCACGACCGGTGCGAGCCGACACCGAGCGCGGAATGGCGGACCGTACTGCGCGGCAGCCGCATCGAGCTGTTGCTCAGGCCGGATCAGGTGCTGTTCCGCACTCTCGATTTTCCGAGGCAGGCGGCCGATTTCCTCGACGGCATGGTCCGCGCACAGATCGACCGTCTGACGCCCTGGGCCGCGAGTGAGGCGCTATTCGGCATCACCGCAGCAGCGACGGCACCGAACGATCGCATCGCGGTGACGCTCGCGGCGACCGCGCGGCAAAGGATTGAGCCGCTGCTCAGGCTGGCGTCAGGTTTCGGCGCGACATCCATCGCCGGTATTGTCGAGGTGTCCGAAGCTGGGCGGGCAGCGCAGCCGATCAAGCTGTTCGAGACAGTGCTGGCCGGCGCCGGCAGCGCTGCCATCGATATTCCCCGCTTGCTGCGCCTGACCCTGGTTGGTGCCGCAGCTGCAGCTGCGCTTACGCTTGCGATCACTGGCTATGTCGGCGGCAGGCTGGAGGCGGAGCAGCAGGGTCTGCAGCAGCGGATCGCGCAGCGGCGCGCGGCCCTGCGCATCGCGCAGCCCGGCGGATCGGCCGAAACACTGCTCGCCCGGCGCAAGCAGACTTCGCCGCCGAGCGTGATGGTGCTCGAGGCCGTCTCCAGGGCCTTGCCCGACACCACCTATGTGACGGAGCTCAGGATCGAGGCCGACAAGATGCAGGTGGTCGGCCTCACCCAGGATGCGCCGTCCCTGATCAGGCTGTTGGAGCAGTCGCCGCAATTCACCCGGGCCACCTTCTTCGCGCCAACCACGCGCGGCCAGAGTGACCCGGGCGAGCGATTCCACATCGAGGCGCATATCACACCTTATTTTGGATCGGGATCATGA
- the gspM gene encoding type II secretion system protein GspM: MNGVATLRRILGKPLPAAALYLGVLMLCLFEIAGALSDLASRRAEVAAASAMLEQFEGRKAALARGQGSDINAPAGSPFLEGATVTVAGAALLQRVSAVVTRLGGNVLSSQVDLQGTQSKAGFVSIIASCDIDQPGLQQLLYDLEAGMPFLFVDQLSVQASANFASAGEGRLRILLAVSGQWQGAK; the protein is encoded by the coding sequence ATGAACGGCGTCGCGACCTTGCGAAGAATCCTCGGCAAGCCGCTCCCCGCGGCCGCGCTCTATCTCGGCGTCTTGATGCTATGTCTGTTCGAGATCGCCGGCGCATTGAGCGACTTGGCGAGCCGGCGCGCCGAGGTCGCTGCGGCGTCCGCGATGCTGGAGCAGTTCGAAGGCCGCAAGGCCGCGTTGGCACGCGGCCAGGGCTCCGACATCAACGCGCCTGCCGGCTCCCCATTCCTCGAAGGCGCGACCGTGACGGTGGCGGGCGCAGCATTGTTGCAGCGTGTTTCAGCCGTGGTGACAAGGCTCGGCGGCAACGTGCTGTCGTCGCAGGTCGATCTGCAGGGCACGCAGTCCAAGGCGGGATTCGTCAGCATCATCGCAAGCTGCGACATCGATCAGCCGGGCCTGCAGCAACTGCTCTATGACCTCGAAGCGGGTATGCCGTTCCTGTTCGTCGATCAGCTCTCGGTGCAGGCGTCGGCGAATTTCGCAAGCGCAGGCGAGGGCAGGCTGCGCATTCTGCTCGCAGTCTCGGGACAATGGCAGGGGGCGAAATGA
- a CDS encoding prepilin-type N-terminal cleavage/methylation domain-containing protein, which translates to MSRARRSPTDRPDAGFTIMEVLIALAVVAVSIVAIGSVMSTNARGVTKLENHVALMQSVQTVLATAIPQRKELGPGRLSGELRDYRWQVDIAPLGGDWEVKDAPWIPELVTVRVRSPTGATVDLETVRLMRGARR; encoded by the coding sequence TTGTCTCGCGCCCGACGCTCGCCAACTGATCGGCCGGACGCCGGCTTCACGATCATGGAAGTGCTGATCGCACTTGCCGTCGTCGCGGTCTCGATCGTTGCGATCGGTTCGGTGATGTCGACCAATGCGCGCGGCGTCACGAAGCTGGAAAACCATGTGGCGCTGATGCAGTCCGTGCAGACGGTGCTCGCGACCGCGATACCGCAGCGCAAGGAGCTTGGCCCGGGGCGGCTTTCCGGCGAGCTGCGCGACTATCGTTGGCAGGTCGACATCGCGCCGCTCGGCGGCGACTGGGAGGTGAAGGACGCGCCCTGGATACCGGAGCTGGTCACGGTCCGCGTTCGTTCGCCGACCGGCGCCACGGTCGATCTTGAAACCGTCCGTCTGATGCGGGGAGCGCGCCGATGA
- a CDS encoding prepilin-type N-terminal cleavage/methylation domain-containing protein, with the protein MSRAGEQGFTLLEMVCVIALIAMLAAVLLPFVPHHTSRSRLQAYALEAATLLKADRNAAIRRGADVSTLVDAASRAIRSGATAQTLRIPDDVRFDALLPQTCRQRPALSTVSFFADGMSCGGTIALARLDTAYEIRVNWLTGRIEIVSRPTLAN; encoded by the coding sequence ATGAGCAGGGCCGGCGAGCAGGGCTTTACGCTTCTGGAGATGGTGTGCGTGATCGCGCTCATCGCCATGCTGGCGGCTGTGCTGCTGCCGTTCGTCCCCCATCACACTTCGCGCTCGCGGCTGCAGGCCTATGCGCTGGAAGCCGCGACGTTGCTGAAAGCCGATCGCAACGCCGCAATTCGGCGCGGCGCCGACGTCTCGACCCTGGTCGACGCGGCATCACGCGCGATCCGGTCCGGCGCGACCGCGCAGACGTTGCGTATTCCCGATGATGTCCGCTTCGATGCGCTGCTGCCGCAGACCTGCCGCCAGCGCCCGGCGCTCTCGACCGTCAGCTTCTTCGCTGACGGCATGTCGTGCGGCGGCACGATCGCGCTGGCGCGGCTCGACACGGCTTACGAAATTCGCGTGAACTGGCTGACCGGGAGGATCGAAATTGTCTCGCGCCCGACGCTCGCCAACTGA
- a CDS encoding prepilin-type N-terminal cleavage/methylation domain-containing protein: MTGQADIRRRAEQGFTLVEALVALALTGLVLSALATLTAQWLPSWNRGFDRIQHSELIGIAMQRIAADLAAAEYVAAGRERKRPLFDGSALSVTFVRTALGPNAGVGLDVVRIGETTDQGRLVTLRTRMPFAPLPPGVSPSEQIHPADPVVLLRPPLRLSFSYAGPDRLFRDTWQDMDKLPAAIMLTVRDAASERVLAVSTVTPVHVNAPATGAKSDDDQKDGAKDDIKDGSKPAGGSSREGGAS, encoded by the coding sequence ATGACAGGCCAAGCCGACATCAGGCGAAGGGCCGAGCAGGGCTTCACCCTGGTCGAGGCGCTGGTGGCGCTGGCGTTGACCGGGCTCGTGCTGTCGGCGCTCGCGACGCTGACCGCGCAATGGCTGCCGAGCTGGAATCGCGGTTTCGATCGCATCCAGCACAGCGAGCTGATCGGGATCGCGATGCAGCGGATCGCCGCCGACCTCGCTGCGGCCGAATATGTGGCCGCCGGACGCGAGCGGAAAAGGCCGCTGTTCGATGGGTCGGCCCTGTCGGTCACCTTTGTGCGCACCGCGCTCGGTCCCAATGCTGGCGTGGGCCTCGATGTGGTGCGGATCGGCGAGACGACCGATCAGGGGCGGCTGGTGACCCTGCGCACACGCATGCCGTTTGCGCCGCTGCCGCCGGGCGTCTCGCCATCAGAGCAGATTCATCCGGCCGATCCGGTGGTGCTGCTGCGACCGCCCCTCCGGCTGTCGTTCTCCTATGCCGGGCCAGATCGCCTCTTCCGTGACACCTGGCAGGACATGGACAAGCTGCCGGCGGCAATCATGCTGACGGTCCGCGATGCGGCAAGCGAGCGGGTGCTGGCGGTGTCGACGGTGACGCCGGTTCACGTCAATGCGCCCGCTACCGGCGCAAAATCCGACGACGACCAGAAGGATGGAGCGAAGGACGACATCAAGGATGGCAGCAAGCCGGCCGGCGGCTCGAGCAGGGAGGGCGGCGCCTCATGA
- a CDS encoding type II secretion system protein GspK: protein MTQANSPRLSEQGFVIVAVLWLVAALAALALVFSIYLSNSARALALGDTAAQTEALVSAGVELAAYQLQLAAEESRPAQGAFRIRIGSADLAISYVSEAARIDLNAAPKELIAGLLSVLGAGEDEAREGADRIVAWRTRSTPESAGNEDALYRAAGRSYSPRQAPFVHINELGLVLGLSPALVERALPFVTVFSGASGVDVLTAAPEVIASLPGMTPLILKAFLDERSALPDDKTAIAAALGTAAASASQQRSRAYRILVRIRLPNGRENASDVVIVLRNDEEPYRVLSWQDVTASFRARRSS from the coding sequence ATGACGCAAGCGAATTCGCCTCGCCTGTCCGAGCAGGGTTTCGTCATCGTTGCGGTGCTGTGGCTCGTTGCGGCCCTGGCCGCGCTCGCCCTGGTCTTCTCGATCTATCTGTCGAATTCGGCGCGGGCGCTGGCGCTTGGCGACACGGCGGCACAGACGGAAGCGCTGGTGTCGGCGGGCGTCGAACTTGCGGCCTACCAGTTGCAGCTCGCGGCGGAAGAGTCGCGCCCGGCGCAAGGAGCATTCCGCATCCGGATCGGCAGCGCGGACCTCGCCATCTCCTATGTCTCCGAAGCGGCGCGGATCGACCTCAACGCGGCGCCGAAGGAGCTGATTGCCGGCCTGCTGTCGGTGCTTGGCGCTGGCGAGGATGAGGCCAGGGAAGGGGCCGATCGCATCGTGGCGTGGCGGACCCGCTCGACGCCGGAGAGCGCGGGCAATGAGGACGCGCTCTATCGCGCCGCCGGCCGCAGCTACTCGCCGCGCCAGGCGCCGTTCGTCCATATCAACGAGCTCGGTCTGGTGCTCGGGCTGTCGCCCGCATTGGTCGAGCGCGCGCTGCCTTTCGTCACGGTGTTCAGCGGTGCCTCCGGCGTCGATGTGCTGACCGCGGCACCGGAAGTCATCGCATCGCTGCCCGGCATGACGCCGCTGATCCTCAAGGCGTTTCTCGATGAACGCAGCGCGTTGCCGGACGACAAGACGGCGATCGCGGCGGCACTGGGCACGGCTGCGGCGAGCGCGAGCCAGCAGCGCAGCCGTGCCTATCGCATCCTTGTCCGCATTCGCCTTCCGAATGGCCGCGAAAACGCATCCGACGTGGTGATCGTGCTTCGCAACGACGAGGAACCTTATCGCGTGCTGTCGTGGCAGGACGTGACCGCAAGCTTCCGCGCGCGGAGGTCGTCATGA